The following proteins are encoded in a genomic region of Amycolatopsis sulphurea:
- a CDS encoding cytochrome P450 produces MSLHPGLPLERGACPFDPPPALRGRRAVGPLRYPDGSSGWLVTGFDEARAILADKRVSARTELAKVPFDLGPMPPRKPADPGVFTGMDDPQHHRYRKLLTGAFTVRRMRLLEDRVAEIVEEHLDAMAAAGAPVDLVEAFARPVPSLVICELLGTSYERRAEFQGYAATMFAPGTEVSMEERYAAGAGVVEFIAGQVRDKRAEPTDDLLSDLAQEGSLTDEELANIGMMLLVAGFETTRNMLALGTYALLENPAQLAKLKADPELAASAVEELMRYLSVIHIGPVRTALEDFEFAGQAIKAGDGITVSVPMANRDPKRYPDPDVLDLERKAMGHVGFGHGVHQCLGQQLARVEMRIALARLFTRFPDLRLAVPAAEIVLPDQASIYGPVSLPVTWG; encoded by the coding sequence ATGAGCCTTCACCCAGGACTTCCGCTGGAGCGTGGCGCCTGTCCGTTCGATCCGCCGCCCGCGTTGCGGGGGCGGCGGGCGGTCGGACCGCTCCGCTATCCCGACGGCAGCTCCGGCTGGCTGGTCACCGGGTTCGACGAGGCGCGGGCGATCCTCGCGGACAAGCGCGTCTCGGCGCGGACCGAGCTGGCCAAGGTGCCGTTCGACCTCGGGCCGATGCCGCCGCGCAAGCCGGCCGATCCCGGGGTGTTCACCGGGATGGACGACCCGCAGCACCACCGGTACCGCAAGCTGCTGACCGGGGCGTTCACCGTGCGGCGCATGCGGCTGCTGGAGGACCGGGTGGCCGAGATCGTCGAGGAGCACCTCGATGCGATGGCCGCGGCGGGTGCGCCGGTCGATCTGGTCGAGGCGTTCGCGCGGCCGGTGCCCTCGCTGGTGATCTGCGAGCTGCTTGGCACTTCCTACGAGCGGCGCGCCGAGTTCCAGGGCTACGCGGCAACGATGTTCGCCCCAGGCACGGAAGTCAGCATGGAGGAGCGGTACGCCGCGGGCGCCGGCGTGGTCGAATTCATCGCCGGGCAGGTCCGGGACAAGCGCGCCGAGCCCACCGACGATCTGCTCTCCGATCTCGCCCAAGAAGGTTCGCTGACCGACGAGGAGCTGGCCAACATCGGCATGATGCTGCTCGTCGCCGGGTTCGAGACCACCCGGAACATGCTCGCCCTCGGCACTTACGCGCTGCTGGAGAACCCGGCGCAGCTGGCCAAGCTCAAGGCCGATCCCGAACTCGCCGCGAGCGCGGTCGAGGAGCTGATGCGCTACCTCAGCGTGATCCACATCGGACCGGTGCGCACCGCGCTGGAGGATTTCGAGTTCGCCGGGCAGGCGATCAAGGCGGGCGACGGCATCACCGTCTCGGTCCCGATGGCCAACCGCGATCCGAAGCGCTACCCCGACCCGGACGTGCTCGACCTCGAACGCAAGGCGATGGGTCACGTCGGTTTCGGCCACGGGGTGCACCAGTGCCTCGGCCAGCAGCTGGCGCGAGTGGAGATGCGGATCGCGCTGGCCCGGCTCTTCACGCGTTTCCCGGACCTGCGCCTCGCCGTGCCCGCGGCGGAGATCGTGCTGCCCGATCAGGCGTCCATCTACGGTCCGGTGAGCCTGCCGGTCACCTGGGGGTGA
- a CDS encoding MCE family protein produces MHAVSTARHPVHTALVGLTVLLLGIVAALHGRSLPIIGDGTGYAAEFSETAGLATGDDVRIAGVRVGRVSAIALDGASARVSFRVSGAWLGDTTTASIRLKTLLGQKYLALEPAGRDQLDPGVPIPRARTTVPYDVLPAFHQLSSTVDRINTDQLSLAFQTIATTLAHTPADVRKALSGLSRLADSLASRDSQLSRLLAGTRTVSATLAGRDAEVARLFTDGNQLLAEVRRRESAISALLDGSRRLAAELSGLVGDNDRDLAPTLTQLDQLTSMLHRNQDSLAQSVRTLAPFVRLATNLSGNGHWVDGYLCGLVLPAIGPVNRPGCFPP; encoded by the coding sequence ATGCACGCTGTGAGCACAGCCCGCCACCCTGTGCACACGGCGCTCGTCGGGCTGACCGTGCTCCTGCTGGGGATCGTCGCGGCGTTGCACGGGCGGAGTCTTCCGATCATCGGAGACGGCACCGGGTACGCCGCCGAATTCAGTGAAACGGCCGGTCTAGCGACCGGCGACGACGTGCGAATCGCGGGCGTACGGGTGGGGCGGGTGTCCGCGATCGCGCTGGACGGCGCGTCGGCGCGGGTTTCGTTCCGGGTGTCCGGCGCCTGGCTCGGCGACACCACCACGGCGTCGATCCGGCTGAAGACCTTGCTGGGCCAGAAGTACCTCGCGCTCGAGCCGGCCGGGCGCGATCAGCTCGACCCGGGCGTGCCGATCCCGCGCGCCAGAACGACCGTTCCCTACGACGTGCTGCCCGCGTTCCACCAGCTCTCCTCGACGGTGGACCGCATCAACACCGATCAGCTTTCCCTTGCCTTCCAGACGATCGCGACCACCCTCGCGCACACCCCGGCCGACGTGCGCAAAGCACTCTCCGGACTATCCCGGCTCGCCGATTCCCTTGCGTCCCGGGACTCACAGCTCAGCCGGCTGCTCGCGGGCACCCGCACCGTCTCGGCCACGCTCGCCGGCCGGGACGCCGAGGTCGCCCGGCTCTTCACCGACGGCAATCAGCTGCTCGCCGAGGTGCGACGCCGCGAGTCGGCGATCTCCGCGCTGCTGGACGGGTCGCGCCGGCTGGCCGCCGAGCTGTCCGGCCTCGTCGGCGACAACGACCGCGACCTCGCCCCCACGCTCACCCAGCTGGACCAGCTCACCTCGATGCTGCACCGCAACCAGGACTCCCTCGCGCAGAGTGTGCGCACGCTCGCCCCGTTCGTCCGGCTGGCCACGAACCTCAGCGGCAACGGGCATTGGGTCGACGGCTACCTCTGCGGCCTCGTGCTGCCCGCCATCGGACCGGTCAACCGGCCCGGGTGCTTCCCGCCCTGA
- a CDS encoding reverse transcriptase family protein, with translation MNGERVTSASLLGPMPVWRWPVARWTTFDECAAALDLPPGELSWFADTRGWNRRAPARLRHHCHHWIPTASGGARLIERPKPRLAELQRRVRRHVLDALPVHEAAHGFRGGRSIHTCAQPHAGQEMVVRMGLEGFFPAVSATRVRALLELAGYPPAVRAALAGILTTRTPVDVLRAAPVRARSLGRLAGTHLPQGAPSSPSVANAVTHHLDRRLSGLAASLGVNYTRYADDLAFSGDAGLPLHRLLPGVRRIVTDEGFRLRDDKTSVTPAYRQQRVAGLVVNATPAAARAQYDELRAVLHNCAKTGPAPQNRAGHPDFRAHLRGRIAWISATNPARGAKLTDLFHRIEWD, from the coding sequence ATGAACGGAGAAAGAGTCACCTCCGCGTCGCTGCTCGGGCCGATGCCGGTGTGGCGCTGGCCGGTCGCGCGATGGACGACGTTCGACGAATGCGCCGCGGCCCTCGATCTCCCGCCGGGTGAGCTGAGCTGGTTCGCCGACACCCGCGGCTGGAATCGCCGCGCACCCGCCCGGCTGCGGCACCATTGCCATCACTGGATTCCCACCGCGTCCGGCGGCGCGCGGCTGATCGAACGGCCGAAACCGCGGCTGGCCGAGCTGCAGCGCCGGGTCCGCCGGCACGTGCTCGACGCGCTGCCGGTGCACGAAGCCGCCCACGGATTCCGCGGCGGCCGGTCGATCCACACCTGCGCGCAACCGCACGCCGGGCAGGAAATGGTGGTGCGGATGGGTCTCGAAGGTTTCTTTCCGGCGGTGTCCGCGACGCGCGTGCGTGCGCTGCTGGAGCTGGCCGGTTACCCTCCCGCCGTTCGCGCCGCGCTCGCCGGAATCCTCACCACGCGGACGCCCGTGGACGTGCTGCGCGCGGCCCCCGTCCGGGCCCGTTCGCTCGGCCGGCTCGCCGGAACCCACCTGCCGCAGGGCGCCCCTTCGTCACCGTCGGTCGCAAACGCGGTGACACACCATCTCGACCGGCGGCTGTCCGGCCTGGCCGCGAGCCTCGGCGTGAACTACACCCGTTACGCCGACGACCTGGCTTTCTCCGGCGACGCCGGGCTGCCGCTCCACCGGCTGCTGCCCGGAGTCCGCCGGATCGTCACCGATGAGGGTTTCCGGCTACGCGACGACAAGACCTCGGTGACCCCCGCGTATCGGCAGCAACGGGTCGCCGGGCTCGTGGTGAACGCGACGCCCGCCGCCGCCCGCGCGCAGTACGACGAACTGCGCGCCGTACTCCACAACTGCGCGAAAACCGGCCCGGCACCGCAGAATCGCGCCGGTCACCCGGATTTCCGCGCACATCTGCGCGGCCGGATCGCCTGGATTTCCGCCACGAATCCGGCACGCGGAGCGAAGCTCACCGACCTGTTCCACCGGATCGAATGGGACTGA
- a CDS encoding glycoside hydrolase family 3 N-terminal domain-containing protein, which translates to MTEMTRRRTLQALAGVVLAGAATTIAATPAPDGMTLRQLAGQRVIYSYAGLTPPDALLRRIRAGEAAGVIFFGENVSSTQQIGGVVRQLRDANAQSPVRRPLLLMTDQEGGKVRRLPGEPALSEKQVGQAADPEAAARAAGKGAGTTLSGAGMNLNLAPVLDVFGQPGNFIDQYGRSFSDDPHTAGVLGRDFVTAQQATGVAATAKHFPGLGAAPAGSNTDLGPVTLNVPLSELRAKDEAPYGPAIAAGVKLVMLSWAVYPALDATRPAGLSPAVVQELRQHQKFQGVTITDALEAKALQAYGTTGERATLAAKAGMDLILASARDVAQGEDAVSALAAGLSGGSLPSAEFRAAVGRISALREGLR; encoded by the coding sequence ATGACCGAAATGACGCGCCGAAGGACGTTGCAGGCACTCGCCGGGGTGGTGCTGGCCGGCGCGGCCACCACGATCGCCGCCACCCCCGCGCCGGACGGGATGACCCTGCGGCAGCTGGCCGGGCAGCGGGTGATCTATTCCTATGCGGGGCTGACCCCGCCGGATGCGCTGCTGCGGCGGATCCGGGCCGGGGAGGCCGCCGGGGTGATCTTCTTCGGAGAGAACGTTTCCAGCACGCAGCAGATCGGCGGGGTCGTGCGGCAGCTGCGGGACGCGAACGCGCAGAGCCCGGTGCGGCGGCCGTTGCTGCTGATGACCGACCAGGAGGGCGGCAAGGTCCGGCGGTTGCCCGGCGAGCCCGCGTTGTCGGAGAAGCAGGTGGGCCAGGCGGCCGACCCGGAGGCGGCGGCGCGGGCCGCGGGCAAGGGTGCCGGGACCACGCTGTCCGGCGCCGGCATGAACCTCAACCTCGCGCCGGTGCTCGACGTGTTCGGGCAGCCGGGGAATTTCATCGACCAGTACGGCCGGTCGTTCAGCGATGATCCGCACACCGCCGGCGTGCTGGGGCGGGACTTTGTCACAGCCCAGCAGGCGACCGGCGTCGCCGCCACCGCGAAGCACTTCCCCGGCCTCGGCGCCGCGCCGGCGGGGAGCAACACCGACCTCGGCCCGGTGACGCTGAACGTGCCGCTCTCGGAGCTGCGGGCCAAGGACGAAGCCCCGTACGGCCCGGCGATCGCGGCCGGGGTCAAGCTCGTGATGCTGTCCTGGGCGGTCTACCCCGCGCTCGACGCCACGCGCCCGGCCGGCCTGTCCCCGGCCGTCGTGCAGGAACTGCGTCAGCACCAGAAGTTCCAGGGGGTGACCATCACCGACGCGCTGGAGGCGAAGGCCCTGCAGGCTTACGGGACGACCGGCGAACGCGCGACACTCGCGGCGAAGGCGGGGATGGACCTGATCCTTGCCTCCGCCCGCGATGTGGCCCAAGGGGAGGATGCGGTTTCCGCCCTGGCTGCCGGGCTGTCGGGCGGGTCGCTGCCGAGCGCGGAGTTCCGGGCGGCGGTGGGCCGGATCTCGGCTTTGCGGGAGGGGCTGCGGTGA
- a CDS encoding ABC transporter permease, with protein MSTVPALGMPSKSFRRALADLGAGLRARELWALLAWQDIKQRYRRSSLGPLWITVGMAVTALALGVVNSALFGTSISTLLPSITTGLILWNFMNGCIVEGSQTFIDNEGMIKQLPAPVSVYALRTVWRQALYLMHNLVVYVLILVIFFGKLSHPYRLVEKAGALLHPGLGWEVVLALPGLALLLFNGAWVVLLLGVVSTRFRDVPPVIQSFITMLFYATPIMWSMDQVRVMNQGSKDGFGSLAVQVLQLNPVYHFVEIVRAPLVGQQQSWTHWAVVGAATVVGWALALAVLRNYRARVPYWV; from the coding sequence ATGTCCACTGTTCCCGCCCTTGGCATGCCGTCGAAGAGCTTCCGCCGCGCGCTGGCCGACCTCGGCGCCGGATTGCGGGCGCGGGAACTGTGGGCGTTGCTCGCCTGGCAGGACATCAAGCAGCGCTACCGCCGTTCCTCGCTCGGTCCCTTGTGGATCACCGTGGGCATGGCGGTGACCGCGCTTGCCCTGGGTGTGGTGAACTCGGCGTTGTTCGGCACGTCGATTTCCACGCTGCTGCCCAGTATCACGACCGGTCTGATCCTGTGGAACTTCATGAACGGCTGCATCGTCGAGGGTTCGCAGACGTTCATCGACAACGAGGGCATGATCAAGCAGCTGCCCGCCCCGGTTTCGGTGTACGCGCTGCGCACGGTGTGGCGGCAGGCGCTGTACCTGATGCACAACCTCGTGGTGTACGTGCTCATTCTGGTGATCTTCTTCGGTAAGCTCTCCCATCCCTACCGGCTGGTGGAGAAGGCGGGCGCGCTGCTGCATCCTGGGCTGGGCTGGGAGGTCGTGCTGGCGCTCCCGGGGTTGGCGTTGCTGCTGTTCAACGGCGCGTGGGTGGTGCTGCTGCTCGGCGTGGTGTCCACCCGTTTCCGGGATGTGCCGCCGGTGATCCAGAGCTTCATCACGATGCTCTTCTACGCCACCCCGATCATGTGGTCGATGGACCAGGTCCGGGTGATGAACCAGGGCAGCAAGGACGGATTCGGCTCGCTCGCGGTGCAGGTGCTGCAGCTCAACCCGGTCTACCATTTCGTGGAGATCGTTCGTGCCCCGCTGGTCGGGCAGCAGCAGTCCTGGACGCACTGGGCGGTGGTCGGGGCGGCCACGGTGGTGGGCTGGGCGCTTGCGCTGGCCGTGCTGCGCAACTACCGGGCGCGGGTGCCGTACTGGGTATGA
- a CDS encoding class I adenylate-forming enzyme family protein produces MSLFLSRVMAALDDGGDTVLFRHDDTTMTRRQAAELLSCLYYGLSGIRGTVAIDAGNRPEVVLTQLAAQQRGLEVLLIAASASRPARTAAVEATGATLLTDADLTTLAASPLSTQDTLPGGVTTIFPSGGTTGTPKLVRHRGIYDGMATIFRPDGTRTVLVTAPLTHMTGNAAVLGALLCGDTVVLHRKFDASAVLADIERRRVTSLSLTPARLAAVLDNPSLPHTDLSSVRQLSVGAAPLSPRRLGQALSVFGPVVGQGYGLTEAPMIAGISAGEMLERPELLGSVGRIVPGMEARTAEGEVIVRGLSMMEGYHGKPPIADGWLRTGDLGHFDEDGYLFLHGRSGDVIVTGEHGTKVASTTVEHALLSHPRVRNAAVFAIPGPDGEGELVHAAVVTNGPATVDELRAHVRETLGGEHFVPTTVDFVDSLPLTAVGKVDKALLRSPFWLGHPRNIA; encoded by the coding sequence GTGAGTCTCTTCCTGTCCCGGGTAATGGCCGCACTGGACGACGGCGGCGACACCGTGCTGTTCCGCCACGATGACACCACCATGACGCGTCGTCAGGCGGCAGAACTGCTGTCCTGCCTATACTACGGACTTTCCGGCATCCGGGGGACGGTGGCGATCGACGCGGGCAACCGCCCGGAGGTCGTGCTCACCCAACTTGCCGCACAGCAGCGCGGCCTGGAAGTGCTGCTGATCGCCGCTTCGGCCAGCCGTCCGGCTCGCACGGCCGCGGTGGAAGCGACTGGCGCCACGCTGCTCACCGACGCGGACCTGACCACGCTCGCCGCCTCACCACTGTCCACTCAGGACACATTACCTGGCGGGGTCACGACAATCTTCCCCAGTGGCGGCACCACTGGCACGCCCAAGTTGGTCCGCCACCGCGGGATCTACGACGGGATGGCGACCATTTTCCGTCCGGACGGTACGCGAACGGTCCTGGTCACCGCGCCGCTTACGCACATGACCGGCAACGCCGCCGTGCTCGGCGCACTGCTCTGCGGAGACACCGTTGTGCTGCACCGGAAATTCGACGCGTCGGCAGTGCTCGCGGATATCGAACGCCGCCGGGTCACCTCCCTTTCCCTTACTCCTGCGCGGTTGGCTGCAGTACTGGACAACCCTTCGTTACCGCACACCGATCTGTCCAGCGTGCGGCAGCTTTCGGTCGGCGCAGCGCCCCTTTCGCCGCGCCGCCTGGGCCAAGCGCTCTCCGTATTCGGCCCGGTCGTCGGCCAGGGATATGGGCTCACCGAGGCGCCGATGATCGCCGGCATCTCCGCCGGCGAAATGCTCGAACGGCCGGAGCTACTGGGCTCGGTCGGCCGGATCGTGCCGGGCATGGAGGCACGCACCGCCGAGGGTGAGGTGATCGTGCGCGGGCTGTCCATGATGGAGGGTTACCACGGGAAGCCGCCGATCGCCGACGGCTGGCTGCGGACCGGCGACCTCGGCCACTTCGACGAGGACGGTTATCTCTTCCTGCACGGCCGATCCGGCGACGTGATCGTCACCGGAGAGCACGGAACCAAGGTCGCTTCGACCACTGTGGAGCATGCGCTGCTCAGTCATCCACGGGTTCGCAACGCAGCCGTGTTCGCGATACCCGGTCCGGACGGCGAAGGCGAGCTGGTACATGCGGCAGTCGTCACCAACGGCCCGGCCACAGTGGACGAACTACGTGCGCACGTCCGGGAAACGCTGGGCGGCGAGCACTTTGTACCGACCACTGTGGACTTTGTGGACAGTCTCCCGCTCACGGCGGTGGGCAAAGTGGACAAGGCTCTGCTGCGTTCCCCGTTCTGGCTGGGGCATCCGCGGAACATCGCATGA
- a CDS encoding class I SAM-dependent methyltransferase has product MSQQRQDRFTARNLGPAVRRRAALALRRAATRLDDPYPGRLHELEQELRRMRAELHTEIVRQGDRVLDRVVEFEIRSRRDIVYAGDQDAALQSNVFARENLIGAKHFGHPKETLQYALSLAPRGGMALEFGVASGNTLRTIATARGGIEVYGFDSFDGLPEAWLNGMPAGAFARDDLPEVPGAELVVGLFSDTLGEFLDRHPGPVDFLHVDSDLYSSAKTVLDLVGPRLQVGSIVHFDEFFNFPGWQRHEYRAWLEHVDKTGVSYEYEAYTYNDNQVTVRITGLG; this is encoded by the coding sequence ATGAGCCAGCAGCGCCAAGATCGTTTCACGGCAAGGAATCTCGGCCCCGCGGTGCGCCGGAGGGCGGCACTGGCGCTGCGCCGGGCGGCCACCCGGCTGGACGACCCCTATCCCGGCCGGCTGCACGAGCTGGAGCAGGAACTCCGCCGCATGCGCGCGGAACTGCACACCGAGATCGTCCGGCAGGGCGACCGGGTGCTGGACCGGGTGGTGGAGTTCGAGATCCGCAGCCGCCGCGACATCGTCTACGCGGGTGATCAGGATGCGGCCTTGCAGAGCAACGTGTTCGCCAGGGAGAACCTGATCGGCGCGAAGCATTTCGGCCACCCGAAGGAGACCCTGCAGTACGCGCTGTCGCTCGCGCCGCGTGGCGGGATGGCGCTGGAGTTCGGGGTGGCTTCGGGGAACACACTGCGGACCATCGCGACCGCGCGCGGCGGCATCGAGGTCTACGGCTTCGATTCCTTCGACGGCCTGCCCGAAGCATGGCTCAACGGCATGCCGGCGGGCGCGTTCGCGCGCGACGACCTGCCGGAGGTCCCCGGTGCCGAACTCGTCGTCGGGCTGTTCTCCGACACGCTCGGCGAATTCCTGGACAGGCACCCCGGACCGGTGGATTTCCTGCACGTGGACAGCGATCTCTACAGCTCCGCGAAGACCGTGCTCGACCTCGTCGGCCCGCGGCTGCAGGTCGGCAGCATCGTGCACTTCGACGAGTTCTTCAACTTCCCCGGCTGGCAGCGGCACGAGTACCGGGCCTGGCTGGAACACGTGGACAAGACCGGGGTGTCCTACGAGTACGAGGCCTACACCTACAACGACAACCAGGTCACCGTCCGGATCACCGGGCTGGGCTGA
- a CDS encoding MarR family winged helix-turn-helix transcriptional regulator produces MEALPDEVADLEQLTRVLVAVAWDSAHAAPRGVTFPQVRLLVVLDSLGPVPCSRLAEAMGVNASSVTRLADKLEAHGYVTRQVDAHRRTVVTLETTEAGRSVVAGVLDRRHRALADLLAELPASRRHSVTRALRDLVTAEEAAPALPATGPGRL; encoded by the coding sequence ATGGAAGCTCTGCCGGACGAGGTCGCCGATCTCGAACAGCTCACCCGGGTCCTGGTGGCCGTGGCCTGGGACAGTGCGCACGCCGCCCCGCGAGGGGTGACTTTCCCGCAAGTGCGGTTACTCGTCGTGCTCGACAGCCTCGGCCCGGTGCCGTGCTCACGGCTGGCCGAGGCGATGGGCGTGAACGCGTCTTCGGTCACCCGCCTGGCGGACAAGCTTGAGGCGCACGGCTACGTGACGCGGCAGGTGGATGCGCACCGCCGCACCGTGGTCACCCTTGAAACCACCGAGGCGGGCCGGTCCGTGGTAGCCGGTGTGCTCGACCGCCGTCACCGTGCACTGGCCGACTTGCTGGCCGAGCTGCCGGCGTCCCGGCGGCATTCGGTGACGCGCGCCTTACGCGATCTGGTGACTGCCGAGGAGGCCGCGCCCGCCCTCCCCGCGACCGGGCCGGGACGATTGTGA
- a CDS encoding chloride channel protein, with protein MPDHVPPGRAAHLGDFAVHPRMVLIAGFAVFVGAASAVAAFGLLKLIGLITNLVFSQRVATDLVAPGAQQHPWWLVVLAPAFGGLVIGVMARYGSEKIRGHGMPEAIEAILTGGSRVAPRVAVLKPVSSAVSIGTGGPFGAEGPIIMTGGAIGSILAQLLKLSADERKTLLVAGDIMRCSADAPARTGNAAEPCPLCPPP; from the coding sequence GTGCCGGATCACGTTCCGCCGGGCCGGGCGGCGCACCTCGGGGACTTCGCCGTCCACCCCCGGATGGTGCTGATCGCCGGGTTCGCGGTGTTCGTCGGCGCGGCTTCGGCGGTGGCGGCGTTCGGTCTGCTGAAGTTGATCGGGTTGATCACCAATCTCGTCTTCTCCCAGCGGGTGGCTACTGACCTGGTCGCGCCCGGCGCGCAGCAGCATCCGTGGTGGCTGGTGGTGCTCGCGCCGGCGTTCGGCGGGCTCGTGATCGGGGTGATGGCCCGCTACGGCTCGGAAAAGATCCGCGGGCACGGCATGCCCGAGGCGATCGAAGCGATTCTCACCGGGGGCAGCCGGGTGGCGCCGCGGGTGGCGGTGCTCAAACCGGTGTCCTCGGCGGTCAGCATCGGCACGGGCGGGCCGTTCGGGGCCGAAGGGCCGATCATCATGACCGGTGGCGCGATCGGGTCGATTCTCGCGCAACTGCTGAAACTCTCCGCCGACGAACGGAAAACGCTCCTCGTCGCCGGTGACATCATGCGATGTTCCGCGGATGCCCCAGCCAGAACGGGGAACGCAGCAGAGCCTTGTCCACTTTGCCCACCGCCGTGA
- a CDS encoding LysR family transcriptional regulator gives MELRQVEHFLAVVRHRNFTRAAREVHVVQSALSASIRKLEADLGAELFDRTTRRVTLTPAGEALLPPARRMIADAEAARGEIAAVAGLARGQVSIGTIQTLTAVDLPALLGQFRGRYPAIRIHVREGTNPTLTAAVLAGELDLSYVVSSDPLPDDLVAFARWDQRLVLLTHPGHRLAARRRIRLAELAGEPFVDFTGSALEDLVDRAFTGAGIRREQVCEASHVPLLVALVAAGLGSTVLPEAVAEQSGLPFARIVEPALGRTIHLVGRTAEITNPAARALLSHLLA, from the coding sequence ATGGAGCTGAGGCAGGTCGAACACTTCCTCGCCGTCGTGCGGCACCGGAACTTCACCCGGGCGGCGCGGGAGGTGCATGTGGTGCAATCGGCGTTGAGCGCCTCGATCCGGAAGCTGGAAGCCGATCTCGGCGCGGAGCTGTTCGACCGCACCACCCGGCGGGTCACGTTGACCCCGGCCGGGGAGGCGCTGCTCCCGCCCGCCCGGCGGATGATCGCCGACGCGGAGGCGGCGCGCGGGGAGATCGCCGCGGTGGCCGGTCTCGCGCGCGGGCAGGTGTCGATCGGCACCATCCAGACGCTCACCGCGGTCGATCTTCCGGCGCTGCTCGGGCAGTTCCGCGGCCGGTACCCGGCGATCCGCATCCACGTACGTGAGGGCACCAACCCGACGCTGACCGCGGCGGTGCTCGCCGGTGAACTCGATCTGTCCTATGTGGTCAGTTCCGATCCGCTGCCGGACGACCTCGTCGCGTTCGCCCGCTGGGATCAGCGGCTGGTGCTGCTGACCCACCCCGGGCACCGGCTGGCCGCGCGGCGCCGGATCCGGCTCGCGGAGCTGGCCGGCGAACCGTTCGTGGACTTCACCGGGAGTGCGCTGGAGGATCTGGTCGACCGCGCGTTCACGGGTGCGGGCATCCGGCGGGAGCAGGTCTGCGAGGCCAGCCACGTACCGCTGCTCGTCGCGCTGGTGGCGGCCGGGCTGGGCAGCACAGTGCTGCCGGAGGCGGTGGCCGAGCAGTCCGGGCTACCGTTCGCGCGCATCGTCGAACCGGCGCTCGGCCGGACGATTCACCTGGTCGGCCGCACCGCCGAGATCACGAATCCGGCGGCCCGGGCACTGCTGAGCCACCTGCTGGCCTGA